In one window of Brassica rapa cultivar Chiifu-401-42 chromosome A07, CAAS_Brap_v3.01, whole genome shotgun sequence DNA:
- the LOC103831356 gene encoding carbamoyl-phosphate synthase small chain, chloroplastic isoform X1 — MAATTMTTTLGFVLPTSLSPRRGGFRVSVIRCSASPLTTSTGSAASGVVEKPWSTYDARLVLEDGSIWPAKSFGAPGTRVAELVFNTSLTGYQEILTDPSYAGQFVLMTNPQIGNTGVNLDDEESEQCFLAGLVIRSLSISTSNWRCTKTLADYLTERNLMGIYDLDTRAITRRLREEGSLNGVLSTEQSKTDEELLHMSRSWDIVGIDLISDVSCKSPYEWVDKTDPEWDFNTNTRDGKPYRVIAYDFGIKHNILRRLSSYGCQITVVPSTFPASEALKMNPDGILFSNGPGDPSAVPYAVETVKELLGKVPVYGICMGHQLLGQALGGKTFKMKFGHHGGNHPVRNNRTGQVEISAQNHNYAVDPASLPGGVEVTHVNLNDGSCAGLSFPAMNVMSLQYHPEASPGPHDSDNAFREFIELMKRSKQSS, encoded by the exons ATGGCGGCTACGACGATGACGACGACTCTTGGCTTTGTTTTGCCGACGAGTTTATCCCCCCGTCGCGGTGGATTCAGAGTTTCGGTCATCCGATGCTCCGCTTCTCCTCTCACTACATCCACCGGCTCTGCCGCCTCTG GTGTAGTGGAGAAACCGTGGAGTACATACGACGCTAGGCTTGTGTTAGAAGACGGTTCTATATGGCCTGCCAAGTCCTTTGGTGCTCCTGGAACCCGTGTTGCTGAACTGGTCTTTAACACATCCTTGACAGG GTATCAAGAGATTCTGACTGATCCTAGTTATGCTGGGCAGTTTGTGCTAATGACAAACCCACAAATTGGTAACACCGGTGTGAACCTCG ATGATGAAGAATCTGAACAATGCTTCCTTGCTGGCTTGGTGATTAGAAGTCTAAGCATCAG TACCTCGAATTGGAGATGCACTAAAACACTTGCTGACTATCTAACGGAGAGGAACCTCATGGGAATCT ATGATCTTGACACTCGAGCAATAACTCGTCGATTAAGAGAAGAAGGCAGTCTTAACGGTGTGCTTAGCACAGAACAATCCAAAACAGACGAAGAGCTTCTGCACATGTCCCGTTCTTGGGATATCGTAG GTATTGATCTGATAAGTGATGTCTCCTGCAAATCTCCCTACGAGTGGGTCGACAAAACAGACCCTGAATGGGATTTTAATACTAATACACGCGATGGGAAGCCCTACAGA gtTATTGCGTACGATTTTGGCATCAAGCATAACATCCTAAGACGCCTGTCCTCTTACGGATGTCAAATCACCGTTGTTCCGTCGACATTTCCAGCTTCCGAGGCTCTTAAAATGAATCCAGACGGGATTTTGTTCAGCAACGGACCTGGAGACCCTTCTGCTGTTCCGTATGCTGTGGAGACGGTCAAAGAGCTTCTCGGTAAAGTTCCTGTTTACGGTATCTGTATGGGTCATCAGTTGCTGGGACAGGCTTTGGGTGGTAAAACCTTCAAGATGAAGTTTGGTCATCATGGAGGCAACCACCCGGTTCGTAATAACAGAACTGGCCAGGTGGAGATCAGTGCTCAG AACCACAACTATGCGGTTGACCCGGCTTCACTCCCCGGAGGGGTAGAAGTGACGCATGTCAATCTCAATGATGGAAGCTGTGCGGGTCTATCTTTCCCGGCTATGAATGTCATGTCTCTCCAGTACCACCCTGAAGCCTCCCCTGGACCTCACGACTCTGATAACG CGTTTAGAGAGTTCATAGAGCTTATGAAGAGGTCGAAACAGAGCTCCTGA
- the LOC103831356 gene encoding carbamoyl-phosphate synthase small chain, chloroplastic isoform X2 — MAATTMTTTLGFVLPTSLSPRRGGFRVSVIRCSASPLTTSTGSAASVEKPWSTYDARLVLEDGSIWPAKSFGAPGTRVAELVFNTSLTGYQEILTDPSYAGQFVLMTNPQIGNTGVNLDDEESEQCFLAGLVIRSLSISTSNWRCTKTLADYLTERNLMGIYDLDTRAITRRLREEGSLNGVLSTEQSKTDEELLHMSRSWDIVGIDLISDVSCKSPYEWVDKTDPEWDFNTNTRDGKPYRVIAYDFGIKHNILRRLSSYGCQITVVPSTFPASEALKMNPDGILFSNGPGDPSAVPYAVETVKELLGKVPVYGICMGHQLLGQALGGKTFKMKFGHHGGNHPVRNNRTGQVEISAQNHNYAVDPASLPGGVEVTHVNLNDGSCAGLSFPAMNVMSLQYHPEASPGPHDSDNAFREFIELMKRSKQSS; from the exons ATGGCGGCTACGACGATGACGACGACTCTTGGCTTTGTTTTGCCGACGAGTTTATCCCCCCGTCGCGGTGGATTCAGAGTTTCGGTCATCCGATGCTCCGCTTCTCCTCTCACTACATCCACCGGCTCTGCCGCCTCTG TGGAGAAACCGTGGAGTACATACGACGCTAGGCTTGTGTTAGAAGACGGTTCTATATGGCCTGCCAAGTCCTTTGGTGCTCCTGGAACCCGTGTTGCTGAACTGGTCTTTAACACATCCTTGACAGG GTATCAAGAGATTCTGACTGATCCTAGTTATGCTGGGCAGTTTGTGCTAATGACAAACCCACAAATTGGTAACACCGGTGTGAACCTCG ATGATGAAGAATCTGAACAATGCTTCCTTGCTGGCTTGGTGATTAGAAGTCTAAGCATCAG TACCTCGAATTGGAGATGCACTAAAACACTTGCTGACTATCTAACGGAGAGGAACCTCATGGGAATCT ATGATCTTGACACTCGAGCAATAACTCGTCGATTAAGAGAAGAAGGCAGTCTTAACGGTGTGCTTAGCACAGAACAATCCAAAACAGACGAAGAGCTTCTGCACATGTCCCGTTCTTGGGATATCGTAG GTATTGATCTGATAAGTGATGTCTCCTGCAAATCTCCCTACGAGTGGGTCGACAAAACAGACCCTGAATGGGATTTTAATACTAATACACGCGATGGGAAGCCCTACAGA gtTATTGCGTACGATTTTGGCATCAAGCATAACATCCTAAGACGCCTGTCCTCTTACGGATGTCAAATCACCGTTGTTCCGTCGACATTTCCAGCTTCCGAGGCTCTTAAAATGAATCCAGACGGGATTTTGTTCAGCAACGGACCTGGAGACCCTTCTGCTGTTCCGTATGCTGTGGAGACGGTCAAAGAGCTTCTCGGTAAAGTTCCTGTTTACGGTATCTGTATGGGTCATCAGTTGCTGGGACAGGCTTTGGGTGGTAAAACCTTCAAGATGAAGTTTGGTCATCATGGAGGCAACCACCCGGTTCGTAATAACAGAACTGGCCAGGTGGAGATCAGTGCTCAG AACCACAACTATGCGGTTGACCCGGCTTCACTCCCCGGAGGGGTAGAAGTGACGCATGTCAATCTCAATGATGGAAGCTGTGCGGGTCTATCTTTCCCGGCTATGAATGTCATGTCTCTCCAGTACCACCCTGAAGCCTCCCCTGGACCTCACGACTCTGATAACG CGTTTAGAGAGTTCATAGAGCTTATGAAGAGGTCGAAACAGAGCTCCTGA